Within the Echinicola sp. 20G genome, the region ATATAAGACTGTTCAACAATTATTAGATTTGATTCCTAATTTGATAAATTCTTTTGAAAGCGTATGTTATATACTTCCTCGGTCAATAAAGTCAAAATAATTTTGTACCGTCTCACATTTATTCTTCTTCAGCATATATGCAGCTGAGTCTGCCATCACTTCAAAGTCGGTACTCAGTACGGATATTTCCATTACTTTTTTCAAAGGGGTTTCATTGTAGGAAATCACACCTAGATCAAGACCTAATCGAAGTTCACTTCCTTTTACTTGTTGTAAAAAGTTAATTAGGTCTGACTCATCTATAATAATATAGGCATCTCCTTTCTGGAACTCCATGTAGGGATATATTTTATCAATTATTTCAGCATCACAGTTTATATCTTTACAGAATTTGGTAAAACCATTTTTAATCTCATTTGGATAAGGATAAAATGGGTTTTCAGGAAACACCAATACTATTTTCTTATATTTTTTTTTATTTATAATTGCAGAGCATAAGGCATAATAGATGTCCCATTTAAAATCTTGGTAAATACATGGTACTAACTCTCCTAATTCTGGAAGGTATTTATCCATTAATAACAATTGTCCTGCAGGCATAGCCTTGAAGTAGTCTAACACTTTGTCAACCACATCCTGTTTATCATTAAAGTGAGGCATGACCACGAAGTGATCATAGATCAATTGATTTTCCTTTAATATTTCGCGTAGGTTATTGGCACTGCAATGATGCACCTTTAAATCCACATGGAAGTCCGCTCCTACAGCATCAACAAATGCGTTAAAAATTTTAAGTTTATAATTGCTCAGCTTATTTAAAACGATTAACACCTTTGTTTTGGACAAATTAACGTTACGAGCTACAAAAAAACCTTTACTCATAACTGAGACAACTATTTTTTTTTCACGTAGGTAATTCAATGTTTTGACAATGGTGTCTTTTGAAAGTCCAGTGATATCTTTTAATTCACTAATTGAGGGAAGTTTTTCTCCAATTTCTAAATCCTTTCTTTCTATAGATTGGATAATTAAATCGGATAGCTGCTTGTATTTTGGGACCCTTGAGGATTCGTATAATAAACTTTCAAAAATTTTTGATTCGCAAATCATGGATATAGTGGGTTGGGTTAATGATAATCATCTCAAAGTATGACATTTTGGACAAGCCTAAACATCAATCCTCGTTTAACAATAGGTAAATTACACTATTGTTTTAAGAGGAGTCACTACTCATTGAATGCCAAATACCCTCACATTAAAATAATAATCAGCTTTACATTCTATTAATTTGGAAAGTAAAAATGATCCTAATCAGGTTATTTTACTTAGTGAGGTTCATCGAATTCTATTAAATAAATTATTA harbors:
- a CDS encoding GntR family transcriptional regulator; its protein translation is MICESKIFESLLYESSRVPKYKQLSDLIIQSIERKDLEIGEKLPSISELKDITGLSKDTIVKTLNYLREKKIVVSVMSKGFFVARNVNLSKTKVLIVLNKLSNYKLKIFNAFVDAVGADFHVDLKVHHCSANNLREILKENQLIYDHFVVMPHFNDKQDVVDKVLDYFKAMPAGQLLLMDKYLPELGELVPCIYQDFKWDIYYALCSAIINKKKYKKIVLVFPENPFYPYPNEIKNGFTKFCKDINCDAEIIDKIYPYMEFQKGDAYIIIDESDLINFLQQVKGSELRLGLDLGVISYNETPLKKVMEISVLSTDFEVMADSAAYMLKKNKCETVQNYFDFIDRGSI